A genomic segment from Melospiza georgiana isolate bMelGeo1 chromosome 17, bMelGeo1.pri, whole genome shotgun sequence encodes:
- the CD40 gene encoding tumor necrosis factor receptor superfamily member 5 isoform X2, with protein MNRLGLWGLLCAALLGCWEPADALTCFDKQYVYKGRCCNRCRPGEKLMSECGETEDSVCAPCESGHYQPSWTKEKHCAPHDICESNAGLIEKIKGNVTHNTVCQCRAGTHCSDISCQTCVENQPCQLGSGFVAAKAMERMSSPCEPCAEGTFSNVSSKTEPCHPWTSCEEKGLVVKVKGTNSSDVICESSRRSSLSVLIPITAAVVTCLVGVCIYCLVHTDSRRRGPKEETLLRGQPVAQEDGKESRISEQEML; from the exons ATGAACCggctggggctctggggactGCTCTGCGCGGCGCTGCTGGGC TGCTGGGAGCCTGCTGATGCCTTGACATGCTTTGATAAGCAGTATGTGTACAAGGGCAGGTGCTGCAACCGGTGTCGGCCAG GGGAAAAACTGATGTCTGAGTGCGGTGAAACAGAAGACTCTGTTTGTGCCCCCTGTGAGAGTGGGCACTATCAGCCAAGCTGGACCAAGGAGAAGCACTGTGCTCCTCACGACATCTGTGAAAGCA ATGCCGGCCTCATTGAGAAGATAAAAGGAAATGTAACACACAACACGGTGTGCCAGTGCCGGGCTGGCACGCACTGCTCTGACATCAGCTGCCAGACCTGCGTGGAGAACCAGCCTTGCCAGCTTGGCTCTGGCTTTGTGGCAG ccaaGGCCATGGAGCGGATGTCATCCCCCTGTGAACCCTGTGCAGAAGGAACCTTCTCCAACGTCTCGTCTAAAACCGAGCCGTGCCACCCCTGGACAAG CTGTGAGGAGAAGGGGCTGGTGGTGAAGGTGAAAGGGACGAACTCCTCGGATGTGATCTGTG AGTCCAGCAGGCGCTCCTCCCTGTCGGTGCTGATCCCCATCACAGCTGCAGTTGTCACGTGCCTCGTGGGTGTCTGCATCTACTGCTTGGTGCACACAG ATTCCAGGCGACGAGGGCCAAAGGAG
- the NCOA5 gene encoding nuclear receptor coactivator 5 isoform X2, which translates to MNKASSRSSPTRREQYAYGDGRDARRDRSPLRGSPRRDPRDGRDGRNGRDARDARDMRGRDMRDARDHRDPRDLRDPRDLRDPRDLRDPRDVRDLRDPREPLYDRYRDPRDMRNARDMRDPRDMRDPRDPLYRRDESYDRYLRLDDYYRRKDDSYYDRYKEPEDRLKREERRREELYRQYYEEIKRRFDAERPVDCSVIVVNKQTKEYAESVGRKVRDLGMVVDLIFLNTEMSLTQALDDVSRGGSPFAIVITQQHQVHRSCTVNIMFGTPQEHRNMPQADAMVLVARNYERYKTESREKEREEIARQAAKMADEAILQERERPPPMEEGVRGGHSPRIQTLLNLLADNRYVTAEEIDKVIDYLRDRKERLLRGSTEPLQAPMSRQPLGPPSGSSLGSQSNLPSSQAHQSSQPLVSTPSVPVSSSTPQQELQAKILSLFNSGAAAAAAAVANSGPAASAGSSASTPNQNFANLPGGQPRPAQMNAGNLNQAQQRLQTPNTQIPALPGPSRNAGPRPGAPPQPQPLYGQHQTRLPAPGSVPAQRPVSSGINFDNPSVQKALDTLIQSGPALSHLVSQTVAQGRAGSSAQQPMGAYQRHY; encoded by the exons ATGAATAAGGCTTCATCAAGGTCCAGTCCCACACGAAG AGAGCAATATGCCTACGGGGATGGCCGAGATGCCAGGCGTGACCGCTCCCCTCTGCGGGGGAGCCCACGGAGAGAccccagggatggcagggatggcaggaacGGACGAGATGCGAGAGACGCCCGAGACATGCGAGGCAGAGACATGCGTGATGCCAGGGACCACAGGGACCCACGGGACCTGCGAGACCCACGGGACTTGAGGGATCCAAGGGACTTGAGGGACCCACGTGATGTTAGAGATCTTCGTGACCCACGGGAGCCGCTGTATGATCGATACAGGGATCCACGGGATATGAGAAATGCACGAGATATGAGGGATCCACGGGATATGAGAGACCCGAGGGACCCTCTGTACAG ACGAGACGAATCTTACGACCGTTACCTGCGCCTTGACGACTACTACCGGCGCAAGGACGACTCCTACTACGACCGCTACAAGGAGCCAGAGG ACCGCCTGAAGCGCGAGGAGCGGCGCCGGGAGGAGCTGTACCGTCAGTACTATGAGGAAATCAAGAGGCGGTTTGATGCGGAGAGACCCGTGGATTGTTCCGTGATAGTGGTGAATAAACAGACAAA GGAGTATGCAGAGTCCGTGGGGCGCAAGGTGCGGGACCTGGGCATGGTGGTGGACCTGATCTTCCTCAACACAGAGATGTCACTGACCCAAGCCCTGGATGATGTGAGCAGGGGAGGGTCTCCTTTCGCCATTGTCATCACCCAGCAGCATCAAGTTCACCGTTCTTGCACTGTTAACATCATGTTTGGCACCCCACAAG AGCACCGCAACATGCCCCAGGCTGATGCCATGGTGCTGGTGGCAAGGAATTACGAGCGCTACAAGACGGAGTCCCGGGAGAAGGAGCGGGAGGAGATCGCCCGGCAGGCTGCCAAGATGGCAGATGAAGCCATTCTGCAGGAGAGGGAGCGCCCACCCCCCATGGAGGAGGGTGTCAGAGGAGGTCACTCTCCCAGGATCCAGACTCTCCTGAACCTGCTGGCAGACAATCGCTATGTGACTGCTGAGGAGATAGATAAAGTCATTGATTACCTGAGAGACCGGAAGGAACGCTTGCTGCGGGGCAGCACTGAACCTCTGCAGG cACCCATGTCAAGACAACCTTTGGGGCCACCTTCAGGATCATCACTGGGTAGTCAGTCCAACCTTCCAAGTTCTCAGGCTCATCAGAGTTCACAGCCTCTGGTCTCTACTCCTTCTGTTCCAGTGTCCTCTTCTACTCCTCAGCAGGAGCTTCAAGCAAAAATCCTCAGTCTCTTCAAcagcggggcggcggcggcggcagctgctgtggccaaCAGCGGCCCTGCGGCCTCCGCGGGCTCTTCGGCCAGCACTCCCAACCAGAACTTTGCTAACCTGCCGGGCGGGCAGCCCCGGCCAGCACAGATGAATGCTGGAAATTTAAACCAGGCTCAGCAGAGATTGCAGACTCCAAACACGCAGATTCCTGCTCTCCCGGGCCCTTCGAGAAACGCAGGTCCGAGGCCCGGAGCTCCTCCACAACCACAGCCGCTCTATGGTCAGCACCAAACGCGCCTCCCTGCGCCTGGCAGTGTGCCCGCCCAAAGGCCGGTGTCTTCTGGTATCAACTTTGACAACCCCAGTGTACAGAAAGCCTTGGACACCCTTATCCAGAGTGGTCCTGCACTCTCCCACCTTGTGAGCCAAACCGTGGCCCAGGGGCGAGCGGGGTCCTCAGCCCAGCAACCGATGGGTGCCTACCAGCGACACTATTAG
- the NCOA5 gene encoding nuclear receptor coactivator 5 isoform X3 — translation MRGRDMRDARDHRDPRDLRDPRDLRDPRDLRDPRDVRDLRDPREPLYDRYRDPRDMRNARDMRDPRDMRDPRDPLYRRDESYDRYLRLDDYYRRKDDSYYDRYKEPEDRLKREERRREELYRQYYEEIKRRFDAERPVDCSVIVVNKQTKEYAESVGRKVRDLGMVVDLIFLNTEMSLTQALDDVSRGGSPFAIVITQQHQVHRSCTVNIMFGTPQEHRNMPQADAMVLVARNYERYKTESREKEREEIARQAAKMADEAILQERERPPPMEEGVRGGHSPRIQTLLNLLADNRYVTAEEIDKVIDYLRDRKERLLRGSTEPLQAPMSRQPLGPPSGSSLGSQSNLPSSQAHQSSQPLVSTPSVPVSSSTPQQELQAKILSLFNSGAAAAAAAVANSGPAASAGSSASTPNQNFANLPGGQPRPAQMNAGNLNQAQQRLQTPNTQIPALPGPSRNAGPRPGAPPQPQPLYGQHQTRLPAPGSVPAQRPVSSGINFDNPSVQKALDTLIQSGPALSHLVSQTVAQGRAGSSAQQPMGAYQRHY, via the exons ATGCGAGGCAGAGACATGCGTGATGCCAGGGACCACAGGGACCCACGGGACCTGCGAGACCCACGGGACTTGAGGGATCCAAGGGACTTGAGGGACCCACGTGATGTTAGAGATCTTCGTGACCCACGGGAGCCGCTGTATGATCGATACAGGGATCCACGGGATATGAGAAATGCACGAGATATGAGGGATCCACGGGATATGAGAGACCCGAGGGACCCTCTGTACAG ACGAGACGAATCTTACGACCGTTACCTGCGCCTTGACGACTACTACCGGCGCAAGGACGACTCCTACTACGACCGCTACAAGGAGCCAGAGG ACCGCCTGAAGCGCGAGGAGCGGCGCCGGGAGGAGCTGTACCGTCAGTACTATGAGGAAATCAAGAGGCGGTTTGATGCGGAGAGACCCGTGGATTGTTCCGTGATAGTGGTGAATAAACAGACAAA GGAGTATGCAGAGTCCGTGGGGCGCAAGGTGCGGGACCTGGGCATGGTGGTGGACCTGATCTTCCTCAACACAGAGATGTCACTGACCCAAGCCCTGGATGATGTGAGCAGGGGAGGGTCTCCTTTCGCCATTGTCATCACCCAGCAGCATCAAGTTCACCGTTCTTGCACTGTTAACATCATGTTTGGCACCCCACAAG AGCACCGCAACATGCCCCAGGCTGATGCCATGGTGCTGGTGGCAAGGAATTACGAGCGCTACAAGACGGAGTCCCGGGAGAAGGAGCGGGAGGAGATCGCCCGGCAGGCTGCCAAGATGGCAGATGAAGCCATTCTGCAGGAGAGGGAGCGCCCACCCCCCATGGAGGAGGGTGTCAGAGGAGGTCACTCTCCCAGGATCCAGACTCTCCTGAACCTGCTGGCAGACAATCGCTATGTGACTGCTGAGGAGATAGATAAAGTCATTGATTACCTGAGAGACCGGAAGGAACGCTTGCTGCGGGGCAGCACTGAACCTCTGCAGG cACCCATGTCAAGACAACCTTTGGGGCCACCTTCAGGATCATCACTGGGTAGTCAGTCCAACCTTCCAAGTTCTCAGGCTCATCAGAGTTCACAGCCTCTGGTCTCTACTCCTTCTGTTCCAGTGTCCTCTTCTACTCCTCAGCAGGAGCTTCAAGCAAAAATCCTCAGTCTCTTCAAcagcggggcggcggcggcggcagctgctgtggccaaCAGCGGCCCTGCGGCCTCCGCGGGCTCTTCGGCCAGCACTCCCAACCAGAACTTTGCTAACCTGCCGGGCGGGCAGCCCCGGCCAGCACAGATGAATGCTGGAAATTTAAACCAGGCTCAGCAGAGATTGCAGACTCCAAACACGCAGATTCCTGCTCTCCCGGGCCCTTCGAGAAACGCAGGTCCGAGGCCCGGAGCTCCTCCACAACCACAGCCGCTCTATGGTCAGCACCAAACGCGCCTCCCTGCGCCTGGCAGTGTGCCCGCCCAAAGGCCGGTGTCTTCTGGTATCAACTTTGACAACCCCAGTGTACAGAAAGCCTTGGACACCCTTATCCAGAGTGGTCCTGCACTCTCCCACCTTGTGAGCCAAACCGTGGCCCAGGGGCGAGCGGGGTCCTCAGCCCAGCAACCGATGGGTGCCTACCAGCGACACTATTAG
- the NCOA5 gene encoding nuclear receptor coactivator 5 isoform X1, whose product MARGRKSNSIKQSDFTNSTNPQDLERRLFVGNLPTDHMTREEMEEIFSKYGKIRALSMYHGYGFVQYDRLEDVQAALDGEKGRLYKGYRLDINKAVERRNMNKASSRSSPTRREQYAYGDGRDARRDRSPLRGSPRRDPRDGRDGRNGRDARDARDMRGRDMRDARDHRDPRDLRDPRDLRDPRDLRDPRDVRDLRDPREPLYDRYRDPRDMRNARDMRDPRDMRDPRDPLYRRDESYDRYLRLDDYYRRKDDSYYDRYKEPEDRLKREERRREELYRQYYEEIKRRFDAERPVDCSVIVVNKQTKEYAESVGRKVRDLGMVVDLIFLNTEMSLTQALDDVSRGGSPFAIVITQQHQVHRSCTVNIMFGTPQEHRNMPQADAMVLVARNYERYKTESREKEREEIARQAAKMADEAILQERERPPPMEEGVRGGHSPRIQTLLNLLADNRYVTAEEIDKVIDYLRDRKERLLRGSTEPLQAPMSRQPLGPPSGSSLGSQSNLPSSQAHQSSQPLVSTPSVPVSSSTPQQELQAKILSLFNSGAAAAAAAVANSGPAASAGSSASTPNQNFANLPGGQPRPAQMNAGNLNQAQQRLQTPNTQIPALPGPSRNAGPRPGAPPQPQPLYGQHQTRLPAPGSVPAQRPVSSGINFDNPSVQKALDTLIQSGPALSHLVSQTVAQGRAGSSAQQPMGAYQRHY is encoded by the exons ATGGCTCGAGGACGCAAGAGCAATAGCATCAAACAGAGCGACTTCACTAACAGCACCAATCCTCAGGATTTAGAGAGAAGACTTTTTGTCGGCAATTTGCCCACAGACCACATGACTCGTGAAGAAATGGAAgagatattttcaaaatatggCAAAATCAGGG CCCTCAGCATGTACCATGGCTATGGGTTCGTGCAGTATGACCGTCTAGAAGATGTCCAGGCCGCTCTGGACGGTGAGAAGGGTCGCCTTTATAAAGGGTATAGATTAG ATATTAATAAAGCAGTGGAAAGAAGAAATATGAATAAGGCTTCATCAAGGTCCAGTCCCACACGAAG AGAGCAATATGCCTACGGGGATGGCCGAGATGCCAGGCGTGACCGCTCCCCTCTGCGGGGGAGCCCACGGAGAGAccccagggatggcagggatggcaggaacGGACGAGATGCGAGAGACGCCCGAGACATGCGAGGCAGAGACATGCGTGATGCCAGGGACCACAGGGACCCACGGGACCTGCGAGACCCACGGGACTTGAGGGATCCAAGGGACTTGAGGGACCCACGTGATGTTAGAGATCTTCGTGACCCACGGGAGCCGCTGTATGATCGATACAGGGATCCACGGGATATGAGAAATGCACGAGATATGAGGGATCCACGGGATATGAGAGACCCGAGGGACCCTCTGTACAG ACGAGACGAATCTTACGACCGTTACCTGCGCCTTGACGACTACTACCGGCGCAAGGACGACTCCTACTACGACCGCTACAAGGAGCCAGAGG ACCGCCTGAAGCGCGAGGAGCGGCGCCGGGAGGAGCTGTACCGTCAGTACTATGAGGAAATCAAGAGGCGGTTTGATGCGGAGAGACCCGTGGATTGTTCCGTGATAGTGGTGAATAAACAGACAAA GGAGTATGCAGAGTCCGTGGGGCGCAAGGTGCGGGACCTGGGCATGGTGGTGGACCTGATCTTCCTCAACACAGAGATGTCACTGACCCAAGCCCTGGATGATGTGAGCAGGGGAGGGTCTCCTTTCGCCATTGTCATCACCCAGCAGCATCAAGTTCACCGTTCTTGCACTGTTAACATCATGTTTGGCACCCCACAAG AGCACCGCAACATGCCCCAGGCTGATGCCATGGTGCTGGTGGCAAGGAATTACGAGCGCTACAAGACGGAGTCCCGGGAGAAGGAGCGGGAGGAGATCGCCCGGCAGGCTGCCAAGATGGCAGATGAAGCCATTCTGCAGGAGAGGGAGCGCCCACCCCCCATGGAGGAGGGTGTCAGAGGAGGTCACTCTCCCAGGATCCAGACTCTCCTGAACCTGCTGGCAGACAATCGCTATGTGACTGCTGAGGAGATAGATAAAGTCATTGATTACCTGAGAGACCGGAAGGAACGCTTGCTGCGGGGCAGCACTGAACCTCTGCAGG cACCCATGTCAAGACAACCTTTGGGGCCACCTTCAGGATCATCACTGGGTAGTCAGTCCAACCTTCCAAGTTCTCAGGCTCATCAGAGTTCACAGCCTCTGGTCTCTACTCCTTCTGTTCCAGTGTCCTCTTCTACTCCTCAGCAGGAGCTTCAAGCAAAAATCCTCAGTCTCTTCAAcagcggggcggcggcggcggcagctgctgtggccaaCAGCGGCCCTGCGGCCTCCGCGGGCTCTTCGGCCAGCACTCCCAACCAGAACTTTGCTAACCTGCCGGGCGGGCAGCCCCGGCCAGCACAGATGAATGCTGGAAATTTAAACCAGGCTCAGCAGAGATTGCAGACTCCAAACACGCAGATTCCTGCTCTCCCGGGCCCTTCGAGAAACGCAGGTCCGAGGCCCGGAGCTCCTCCACAACCACAGCCGCTCTATGGTCAGCACCAAACGCGCCTCCCTGCGCCTGGCAGTGTGCCCGCCCAAAGGCCGGTGTCTTCTGGTATCAACTTTGACAACCCCAGTGTACAGAAAGCCTTGGACACCCTTATCCAGAGTGGTCCTGCACTCTCCCACCTTGTGAGCCAAACCGTGGCCCAGGGGCGAGCGGGGTCCTCAGCCCAGCAACCGATGGGTGCCTACCAGCGACACTATTAG